In the Flavisolibacter tropicus genome, one interval contains:
- a CDS encoding DUF4290 domain-containing protein, whose translation MEYNTTRNHLIIREYGRHIQKMVDHILTIEDKERRQKQAHVVIELMGFLNPHLKNVEDFRHKLWDHLFLIADFKLDVESPYPIPTREKLSARPKPLPYPKRYPRYSHLGKNLEIVINKALKEEDGAKRQGFANAIAYYMKLAYNNWHKDQVHDDAIQQELTNLTKGQLEFTNTPYVKAYRPQQEDRGRGSYGKRGGGGGKYGSHRGGGGQSNRNDNRNDNRNRHNNKKRFK comes from the coding sequence ATGGAATATAACACAACGCGAAATCATCTGATAATCCGTGAATATGGCCGCCATATTCAGAAGATGGTGGATCATATATTAACTATAGAGGACAAAGAGCGCCGCCAAAAGCAAGCGCACGTAGTGATTGAACTAATGGGCTTTTTAAACCCACATTTAAAGAACGTTGAAGACTTCCGTCATAAACTATGGGATCATTTGTTTTTGATCGCCGACTTTAAACTGGACGTAGAATCGCCATATCCTATTCCTACCCGCGAAAAGCTTAGCGCCAGGCCAAAGCCGTTGCCTTATCCAAAGCGCTATCCACGCTACTCACACCTGGGTAAGAACCTGGAGATCGTGATCAACAAGGCGCTTAAAGAAGAAGATGGTGCTAAACGCCAGGGCTTTGCCAACGCTATTGCATATTATATGAAGCTGGCGTATAACAACTGGCACAAAGACCAGGTACACGACGATGCTATTCAGCAAGAATTGACCAACCTTACCAAAGGTCAGCTGGAGTTTACCAATACACCGTATGTAAAAGCTTACCGTCCTCAGCAAGAAGACAGAGGCCGTGGTAGCTATGGTAAGCGCGGTGGTGGCGGTGGAAAATATGGCAGTCACCGTGGTGGTGGCGGTCAAAGTAATCGCAACGATAACCGTAACGACAACCGCAATCGTCACAACAATAAAAAGCGCTTCAAATAA
- the murA gene encoding UDP-N-acetylglucosamine 1-carboxyvinyltransferase yields the protein MGSFEVIGGKRLKGEIVPQGAKNEALQILCAVILTDEKVTISNIPDILDVNNLIDLLAAMNVKVERLDRHTCVFQADDVNLNYLRSEDFRSRSSRLRGSVMLAGPMLARFKKAFIPKPGGDKIGRRPLDTHILSFEKLGAEYVYHSDDGFFHLTTNGLQGTYILLDEPSVTGTANLVMAAVMAEGTTTIYNAACEPYLQQLCKMLNHMGANISGVGSNLLTIQGVEKLHGTEHHMLPDMIEIGSFIGLAAMTQSDITIKNVGHEHLGVIPDRFRQLGIQLNVIDDDIHIPEQDLYEVKTMMDGGVLTMYDHPWPGLTPDLLSIILVVATQAKGSLLVHQKMFESRLFFVDKLIEMGAQIILCDPHRAAIIGLERRYKLRGIKMSSPDIRAGVALLIAALSAEGTSVIQNIDQIDRGYQYIDQRLQALGAEIKRV from the coding sequence ATGGGTTCATTTGAAGTAATAGGCGGGAAAAGACTCAAAGGCGAGATTGTACCCCAAGGCGCCAAAAACGAAGCGTTACAGATCCTTTGTGCAGTAATACTTACCGATGAAAAAGTAACCATCAGCAATATTCCAGACATCCTGGATGTTAATAACCTCATTGACCTGCTGGCTGCCATGAATGTGAAGGTGGAACGCCTCGACCGGCACACTTGCGTGTTTCAGGCCGATGATGTGAACCTCAATTACCTCCGTTCCGAAGACTTTCGCTCGCGCAGTAGCCGGCTACGTGGTTCAGTAATGCTGGCAGGTCCCATGCTGGCACGTTTTAAAAAAGCCTTTATTCCCAAACCCGGTGGCGACAAAATCGGTCGTCGTCCATTAGACACACACATTCTAAGCTTTGAGAAACTAGGTGCTGAGTATGTATATCATTCCGATGATGGCTTCTTTCATTTAACTACCAATGGTCTTCAAGGCACTTATATTCTGTTAGACGAACCTTCTGTAACCGGTACCGCCAACCTGGTGATGGCCGCTGTAATGGCAGAAGGCACAACTACAATTTATAACGCAGCCTGTGAGCCCTACCTGCAGCAGTTATGCAAAATGCTCAACCATATGGGCGCCAACATCAGTGGGGTAGGTAGTAATCTACTCACCATTCAAGGTGTAGAAAAACTGCACGGCACAGAGCACCATATGCTGCCCGACATGATCGAGATCGGTTCCTTTATTGGCTTAGCCGCCATGACACAGAGCGATATCACTATCAAAAATGTAGGTCATGAACATTTGGGTGTTATACCCGACCGTTTTCGCCAGCTGGGTATTCAACTAAATGTAATTGATGACGACATCCATATTCCAGAACAAGACCTTTATGAGGTAAAGACCATGATGGATGGTGGCGTGCTTACCATGTACGATCATCCATGGCCAGGCCTTACCCCCGATTTACTTAGCATTATACTGGTAGTGGCTACGCAAGCTAAAGGCTCCCTATTAGTGCACCAGAAAATGTTTGAAAGCCGCTTGTTCTTTGTAGACAAGCTAATAGAAATGGGTGCTCAGATCATTCTCTGCGACCCTCACCGTGCAGCCATCATTGGCTTAGAACGCCGCTACAAACTACGCGGTATCAAAATGAGCTCACCGGATATCCGTGCCGGTGTTGCGCTATTGATAGCTGCCCTAAGTGCTGAAGGCACCAGCGTCATCCAAAACATTGATCAGATCGATCGCGGTTATCAATACATCGACCAACGCCTTCAGGCATTGGGTGCGGAGATCAAGAGAGTGTAG
- a CDS encoding OmpA family protein, with protein MKYQNRLLVAVLLLSFKQVNSQVVRDTVISLYFPTGAYELDSLHTKQLAWLASSDHSVKQITGYADHRGSTSSNQRLSQKRAEAVARLLASGKKGLTVMPESKGETGTQLAELWKNRRVDIVAAMSASTPSTAATIRSLELDNIYFVPDSAVITPKSLPFIKELAQTLKNYQDEHFEIIGHANCQETLEPSKIKIFYRLSEQRAKLIYQLLLQHGIPAEKMSYKGIANTQPAIETPQNVAEKKMNMRVQILITKGS; from the coding sequence ATGAAATACCAAAACCGTTTGCTAGTTGCAGTCCTGCTGTTGTCATTCAAACAGGTAAATAGCCAGGTAGTTAGAGACACCGTTATTTCGCTGTATTTCCCTACAGGAGCCTATGAGCTGGACTCCCTGCATACGAAGCAACTGGCATGGTTGGCCAGTTCTGATCATTCGGTCAAGCAGATCACGGGTTATGCCGACCATCGTGGCTCTACTTCTTCTAACCAGCGGCTCTCCCAAAAACGAGCCGAGGCGGTAGCCAGGCTCTTGGCTTCTGGCAAGAAGGGGCTTACAGTGATGCCTGAATCAAAAGGTGAAACAGGTACACAGCTAGCGGAGTTATGGAAAAATAGAAGGGTTGATATAGTTGCTGCCATGTCTGCGTCTACTCCTTCCACGGCTGCTACTATTCGTTCACTGGAACTGGATAATATTTATTTCGTGCCCGATTCTGCTGTAATAACCCCTAAGTCCTTACCCTTTATTAAGGAGCTGGCGCAAACCCTGAAAAACTACCAGGACGAACATTTTGAGATCATTGGTCATGCCAACTGCCAGGAGACACTAGAGCCCAGTAAGATCAAAATCTTTTACCGCCTTTCCGAACAACGCGCAAAGCTCATTTACCAACTTCTATTGCAACACGGTATCCCCGCAGAGAAGATGTCGTACAAAGGAATAGCGAACACCCAGCCTGCTATAGAGACACCTCAGAATGTTGCTGAGAAAAAAATGAATATGCGCGTGCAGATCCTCATTACCAAAGGAAGCTAA
- a CDS encoding GatB/YqeY domain-containing protein: MNLEQQIMGEMKEAMKAKNEAALRSLRAIKAEIIKAKTEPGAGGELATEKEIPMLQKMVKQRKDALEIYKTQNREDLAQKEQEEIDVIEKFLPAQMSEADLKAAVQAIITEVGASSPADMGKVMGVATKKLAGQADGKAISAAVKELLAK; the protein is encoded by the coding sequence ATGAATCTTGAGCAACAAATCATGGGCGAAATGAAAGAGGCCATGAAAGCAAAGAATGAAGCGGCTTTACGCAGCTTGCGCGCTATTAAAGCAGAAATCATTAAGGCGAAAACAGAACCCGGTGCTGGTGGTGAATTAGCAACGGAGAAAGAAATTCCAATGCTGCAAAAAATGGTAAAGCAGCGCAAGGATGCATTAGAGATCTATAAAACGCAAAACCGCGAAGATCTGGCCCAGAAAGAGCAGGAAGAGATAGATGTAATTGAGAAATTTTTGCCTGCACAAATGAGCGAAGCCGACTTAAAGGCTGCTGTTCAAGCTATTATTACAGAAGTAGGAGCCAGCTCTCCGGCAGATATGGGTAAAGTAATGGGCGTGGCTACAAAAAAGTTGGCTGGTCAGGCTGATGGTAAAGCCATTTCGGCAGCAGTGAAAGAGTTGCTCGCCAAATAA
- a CDS encoding nitroreductase family protein — MEFTIEEFNRLVRARRSVFPKQLDPAKKVDDEIVRQILENATWAPSHGSTEPWQFVVFTGKGLETLANFQSELYKETAGDHFKEATYSKLKENPLKASHIIALCMKRSETRRHPEIEEIEAVACAVQNIYPSVTAYGLGGYWTTGGVTYNEKAKAFFDLGPDDKLLGFFYLGHVAIPSPAGKRKPLEEKMVWIKE; from the coding sequence ATGGAGTTTACTATAGAAGAATTCAATCGGCTGGTTAGGGCTCGGCGTTCGGTATTTCCCAAACAATTGGATCCTGCCAAAAAAGTAGACGATGAAATTGTACGCCAGATCCTGGAAAATGCTACCTGGGCACCCAGCCACGGTAGTACAGAGCCCTGGCAATTTGTAGTATTTACCGGCAAAGGATTAGAAACCCTAGCCAACTTTCAAAGTGAGTTATATAAGGAAACAGCTGGTGATCATTTTAAAGAGGCTACGTATAGTAAGCTGAAAGAGAACCCGCTCAAGGCATCACACATTATAGCACTGTGTATGAAGCGTAGTGAAACTCGCCGCCACCCGGAAATAGAAGAGATAGAAGCGGTGGCTTGCGCCGTGCAAAATATCTACCCATCTGTTACTGCTTATGGCTTGGGCGGCTATTGGACCACCGGTGGTGTTACCTACAATGAAAAAGCCAAGGCATTCTTTGACCTTGGGCCGGACGATAAACTGCTTGGCTTCTTTTATTTGGGACATGTGGCAATACCATCTCCTGCGGGTAAACGAAAGCCACTGGAAGAAAAGATGGTGTGGATAAAGGAATAG
- the gldC gene encoding gliding motility protein GldC: protein MAKSTITIDVELDEGRVPLNIQWKATESTAERPQQAKAMMVSLWDGADKAALRIDLWTQKMMVDEMADFYFQTFMGMADSFERSTHMEPLVNDIRQFAQSFYKKFQEQQMKDNKLEQ, encoded by the coding sequence ATGGCAAAATCAACCATAACAATAGATGTAGAGTTAGACGAGGGACGGGTTCCACTAAACATTCAATGGAAGGCTACTGAAAGCACAGCTGAAAGACCACAACAGGCAAAGGCAATGATGGTGTCTTTGTGGGATGGTGCAGACAAGGCGGCCTTACGTATTGATCTGTGGACACAAAAAATGATGGTTGATGAAATGGCTGACTTCTATTTTCAAACCTTCATGGGCATGGCCGATAGTTTTGAGCGTTCTACACATATGGAACCATTGGTAAATGATATCCGTCAATTTGCCCAGAGTTTCTACAAGAAATTCCAGGAGCAGCAAATGAAGGATAATAAGTTGGAGCAGTAG
- a CDS encoding glycosyltransferase, with protein MDGFEGYIKQLVLRMVEEQPTHQFFFLSDEPLDFKTTLPANVTVATLGSAGKQGVLQKYWLDVKLPLWLRKIKANLVINLDGTASLTTKLPQCVLLPDLCYQQSSAAYTPVMRAFYKRWMPRFLQKARLVLLPSVFLQSEILKKYRIDQHKTALLPAAVPERFQPVGYELKESVKAIFAQGQEYFLYKGPLHEDYNLVNLLKAFSFFKKRQQSSWKLVLAGAFAEENSSFQQLLETYKYKEDIVVTGPLGATEEAELVAAAYVLISPSVAETVDTAVWEAMQCGVPVLAASTATNKELFGDSVRVFDGNHPTNMAEWIMHLYRQEEERSVYIERGKVHVKTLSWKGATNTLWQSVVQAANT; from the coding sequence ATGGATGGCTTTGAGGGCTATATCAAACAATTGGTGTTACGTATGGTAGAAGAGCAGCCAACGCATCAATTTTTCTTCCTGAGTGATGAGCCTTTGGACTTCAAAACAACACTACCTGCGAATGTAACGGTAGCTACGTTAGGCTCAGCCGGTAAGCAGGGTGTTTTACAGAAATATTGGTTAGATGTAAAACTTCCCTTGTGGTTGCGTAAGATCAAGGCCAATCTGGTAATAAACCTCGATGGTACTGCTTCCCTTACTACAAAACTGCCCCAGTGTGTACTGCTGCCCGACCTGTGTTACCAGCAGTCATCGGCTGCTTACACTCCAGTTATGCGGGCTTTTTATAAACGTTGGATGCCCCGGTTTTTACAAAAAGCTAGGCTGGTATTGTTACCTTCTGTGTTTTTACAAAGCGAGATTCTAAAGAAATACCGGATTGACCAGCATAAGACCGCATTGCTGCCCGCCGCTGTACCGGAGCGTTTTCAACCGGTAGGTTACGAGCTCAAAGAATCTGTTAAGGCCATTTTTGCCCAGGGGCAGGAGTATTTCTTATATAAAGGGCCGCTACACGAGGACTATAACTTAGTAAACCTGCTTAAGGCGTTTTCCTTTTTTAAAAAACGGCAGCAAAGCAGTTGGAAACTGGTATTGGCTGGCGCCTTTGCAGAAGAGAATAGCAGCTTTCAGCAGTTGCTGGAAACCTATAAATACAAAGAAGATATTGTCGTAACGGGTCCTTTGGGCGCAACAGAAGAGGCCGAGCTGGTAGCAGCGGCGTATGTCTTAATTAGTCCTTCTGTTGCTGAAACAGTTGACACGGCCGTATGGGAGGCCATGCAGTGTGGGGTGCCAGTGCTGGCAGCTTCTACAGCTACTAATAAAGAATTGTTTGGCGACAGTGTGCGGGTATTTGATGGAAACCACCCTACCAATATGGCCGAATGGATTATGCACCTGTACCGGCAGGAAGAAGAACGGTCTGTATACATTGAAAGGGGGAAGGTACATGTAAAGACACTCTCCTGGAAGGGGGCTACGAATACACTTTGGCAAAGCGTGGTGCAGGCGGCAAACACTTAA
- a CDS encoding TonB-dependent receptor domain-containing protein, translating into MRRDILLILSVVMSLSAFAQTPKGKVTITITTEQKQALDGATVELLHSKDSALVKTAITDKTGLAEFEPAVAQTYLVRASNVGHQPQYSQPFTLTTEQASLTLPALSLTAKAANQLAGVTVTAKKPFIQKLNDRIVVNVDNSIVSAGSTALDVLERSPGITLDQNDAISLRGRAGVIIMIDGKPTPMTGADLANYLRGLPSNAIERIDIITNPSAKYDAAGNSGIIDIRLKKDQRFGTNGTLTAGFGHGELPKANAGGTFNYRNKKVNVFGNYNYSYRENLNNLIINRNFYKDGAFVGSDDKDNYAEFPVSSHTARLGADFFPSKNTTLGFVVNSNFTDFKRDANITTIVNDTKNEAESKIISTGSDNNDFNNTVANINLKHKFDSTGRELTADVDYGVYSSRSFTRTASSFYNLNGSTRRDNDILDGDQDGELTLRTAKVDYVNPLPKGAKFEAGFKTSYVSSDNDAKFFKVFSSGRVVDPTKTNQFLYKEYNNAAYVNYSKEFKKFNVQLGLRGEQTNLKTHQVKGSVDFKNDYFQLFPSAYFNYKLTDDQTVGVSVSRRIDRPGYNQLNPFLFQIDPGIYSTGDPNLKPQTTWSYEANYTVKNINFTLGYSHTINAQNTVLSPILDVIPNFEIEAGTDSNITVQIPVNLKSSDYIGLTANAPIRVSKWWNMINNVNVYYNYFSGNLGGAQLDNGAPAATIRSNNTFTLKKGWTAELNANLNTGGRYGYMVLDPQWGLAVGGQKTVMQGKGTFRFSLTDIFWTNLPKATVTNPGRYVENWHAYRDTRVGTLSFTYRFGNNKVQAARRRTTASEEERQRAGGN; encoded by the coding sequence ATGCGAAGAGATATACTATTGATTTTGAGTGTAGTAATGAGTCTTTCAGCCTTTGCACAAACACCAAAAGGAAAAGTAACAATTACCATCACTACCGAACAGAAACAAGCGTTAGATGGCGCCACTGTGGAGCTACTCCACAGCAAGGATTCGGCCTTAGTGAAGACAGCCATAACCGACAAAACAGGATTAGCCGAATTTGAGCCTGCTGTTGCTCAAACCTACCTGGTACGGGCCAGCAATGTAGGCCATCAACCCCAGTATTCACAGCCTTTTACGTTAACTACAGAGCAAGCATCCCTTACGCTACCCGCATTAAGCTTGACTGCTAAAGCCGCCAACCAACTGGCTGGTGTAACGGTAACCGCTAAAAAGCCCTTTATCCAAAAATTGAACGACCGCATCGTGGTGAATGTGGACAACAGCATTGTTAGCGCCGGCAGCACGGCGTTAGATGTTCTGGAGCGTTCGCCTGGCATTACATTAGATCAAAACGATGCCATCAGTCTGCGTGGCCGCGCAGGTGTTATTATCATGATCGATGGCAAGCCTACTCCCATGACTGGTGCTGACCTGGCCAACTACCTAAGAGGATTACCAAGTAACGCCATTGAGCGTATAGATATCATTACCAACCCTTCGGCTAAATATGACGCAGCCGGCAACTCCGGTATTATTGATATCCGTTTGAAAAAAGACCAACGCTTTGGCACCAATGGTACACTAACTGCCGGCTTTGGACATGGCGAACTACCAAAGGCCAATGCCGGAGGTACGTTTAACTATCGCAACAAGAAAGTGAATGTGTTTGGTAACTATAACTATAGCTATCGCGAAAACCTGAACAACCTGATCATCAACCGTAACTTCTATAAGGATGGAGCATTTGTGGGTTCTGATGATAAAGACAACTATGCGGAATTTCCAGTTAGCTCGCATACCGCTCGCCTGGGAGCCGATTTCTTTCCATCGAAGAATACCACCTTGGGCTTTGTAGTGAACAGCAACTTCACTGATTTTAAACGCGACGCCAACATTACTACCATTGTTAACGATACAAAGAATGAAGCCGAGTCTAAGATCATATCCACCGGTAGCGACAACAACGACTTTAATAATACTGTAGCTAACATCAACCTGAAGCACAAGTTTGATTCTACTGGCCGGGAACTAACAGCCGATGTGGATTATGGTGTTTACAGCTCCAGATCATTCACCCGTACCGCCAGCAGCTTCTACAATTTAAATGGTAGCACCCGACGCGATAACGATATATTGGATGGAGATCAAGATGGTGAGCTGACCCTACGCACAGCTAAAGTGGACTATGTAAACCCCTTACCTAAGGGAGCGAAGTTTGAAGCCGGCTTTAAGACCAGCTATGTATCATCGGATAACGATGCCAAGTTCTTCAAAGTCTTTTCATCCGGGCGTGTTGTAGATCCTACTAAAACCAACCAATTCCTTTATAAGGAGTATAACAATGCCGCTTATGTGAATTACAGTAAAGAGTTCAAGAAGTTCAATGTACAACTAGGCTTGCGCGGTGAGCAGACCAATCTGAAAACGCACCAGGTTAAAGGCAGCGTTGACTTCAAAAACGACTATTTCCAGTTGTTCCCCAGTGCTTACTTCAATTACAAGCTTACAGATGACCAAACAGTAGGTGTATCGGTTAGTCGCCGAATAGACCGCCCAGGGTACAACCAGCTTAATCCATTCCTTTTCCAGATCGACCCAGGTATTTATTCTACCGGCGATCCAAACCTGAAACCACAAACCACCTGGTCGTATGAAGCCAACTACACTGTCAAAAACATCAACTTCACCTTAGGGTATAGCCACACGATTAATGCGCAGAACACGGTATTATCACCCATTTTGGATGTGATCCCCAACTTTGAAATAGAAGCGGGTACAGACTCTAATATCACGGTACAAATACCAGTGAATCTCAAGTCGTCTGACTATATAGGCTTAACCGCCAACGCACCGATTCGCGTAAGCAAGTGGTGGAACATGATCAATAATGTAAACGTATATTACAACTACTTCAGCGGTAACCTGGGTGGCGCTCAGCTTGATAATGGCGCACCAGCAGCTACTATTCGCAGCAACAACACCTTTACACTTAAAAAAGGTTGGACCGCCGAACTAAACGCCAACCTGAATACTGGCGGTCGTTACGGCTACATGGTATTAGACCCGCAGTGGGGACTGGCAGTAGGTGGACAAAAAACAGTGATGCAAGGCAAGGGTACATTCCGGTTTAGCTTGACTGATATCTTCTGGACCAACCTGCCTAAAGCTACTGTTACCAATCCTGGCCGCTATGTAGAGAACTGGCATGCCTATAGAGATACCCGCGTAGGTACGCTGTCCTTTACCTACCGCTTTGGTAATAATAAAGTACAAGCCGCCCGCCGCAGAACAACGGCTTCTGAAGAAGAAAGACAAAGAGCAGGAGGAAATTAA
- a CDS encoding alpha/beta hydrolase — MKHLLLFSCLMTTLFVSAQLSIPSSGIIKRHENVTSKYVTARHVDVWLPADYTPSKKYAVLYMHDGQMLFDSSTTWNKQEWGVDESLSVLLKQKKIQPCIVVGIWNSGAGRFADYFPQQAFESLSQPQQDSIYNGVNSKALFNGQKINSDNYLKFLVNELKPFIDSTYSTYKDRQHTFIAGSSMGGLISLYAICEYPQVFGAAACLSTHWPGLFTVEGNPIPQAFFNYMKKQLPNPATHKLYFDYGDQTLDALYPPLQQQADKIVKAKGYTKKNWTTKYFPGENHSEAAWKKRLQIPLAFMLGK, encoded by the coding sequence ATGAAACATCTGCTCTTATTCTCGTGCCTGATGACGACCTTATTTGTCTCTGCCCAATTATCCATTCCCTCTTCTGGGATAATCAAGCGGCATGAAAACGTTACCTCCAAATATGTAACTGCCCGCCATGTAGATGTATGGCTTCCTGCAGACTATACCCCTTCTAAAAAATATGCAGTGCTTTACATGCACGATGGGCAAATGCTATTTGATTCATCCACCACCTGGAACAAACAGGAATGGGGTGTAGATGAAAGCCTATCGGTCCTGTTGAAACAAAAGAAGATTCAGCCATGTATTGTTGTAGGCATCTGGAATAGTGGTGCGGGCCGGTTCGCCGACTATTTTCCACAGCAAGCGTTTGAATCTTTATCACAACCGCAACAAGATTCTATTTACAATGGAGTGAATAGCAAAGCCCTTTTCAATGGACAAAAAATAAATAGCGACAACTACCTGAAGTTCTTGGTCAATGAATTAAAGCCATTTATTGACAGTACGTATAGCACGTATAAAGATCGTCAGCATACCTTCATTGCCGGCAGTAGCATGGGCGGGCTTATTAGTCTTTATGCTATTTGCGAATATCCCCAAGTCTTTGGTGCAGCCGCTTGCTTATCTACTCATTGGCCCGGCTTGTTTACAGTGGAGGGTAATCCCATTCCACAGGCTTTTTTCAACTACATGAAAAAACAGTTGCCCAATCCCGCTACCCACAAACTCTATTTCGACTATGGCGACCAAACCCTGGATGCTTTATACCCGCCATTACAACAGCAGGCCGATAAAATAGTAAAGGCAAAAGGTTATACTAAAAAGAATTGGACAACAAAGTACTTCCCCGGCGAGAACCATTCAGAAGCTGCCTGGAAAAAGCGCTTACAGATACCGCTAGCGTTCATGCTGGGAAAATAA
- a CDS encoding DUF885 domain-containing protein translates to MRYLWTFLLAATLGACNDSNIVAGSNAETKGDEKLAKLFDNYWEQRMQLFPLEATQNGDNRYNDRLTLDISAPFLDTLRTFYSNYLQQIQQFDRTKLTANDQISYDIFKREMEMQQERLQFNEYQIPFQQFWGMPLTMGQLGSGASNQPFVNAQDYRNWLERVKGFAAWADTAIANFRKGMASGNVLPRALVVKMIPQMQDMANPDTAKNVFFGPLRKMPADVVGDTALQRAFMTTMNTYVLPAYKRLGVFLQNEYLPKARTTTGVSSLPNGTAYYNYLVRYWTTTDKSADEIYNTGLSEVKRIRGEMEKVKAQVGFQGDLNAFFIHLKNDPKLMPYKTPEDVLNAFRAIQQKMEPNLKNMFGRTPKTPFEIRQTEAFRAASAAAEYQPGTPDGKRPGIFYVPILDATTFNVTSGMESLFLHEAIPGHHYQISLQQENESLPKFRRFSWYGAYGEGWALYTESLGKELGLYTDPYQYMGALGDEIHRAIRLVVDVGMHMKGMSREEAIKYMMDNEAISEQGATAEIERYMAIPAQALSYKIGALKIRELRDKYTKQLGNKFKLSDFHDEFLKDGVMPLDIIERKMDAWAAGVAAKKA, encoded by the coding sequence ATGCGTTATTTATGGACCTTTCTTTTGGCCGCCACCCTTGGGGCCTGTAACGACTCCAATATAGTGGCAGGCAGCAACGCTGAGACGAAGGGTGATGAAAAGCTTGCCAAGCTATTTGACAACTACTGGGAACAGCGGATGCAGTTATTTCCATTAGAGGCTACCCAAAATGGCGATAACCGTTATAATGATCGATTGACGCTGGATATCAGTGCGCCTTTCCTGGACACCTTGCGTACTTTTTATTCCAATTACCTACAGCAAATTCAACAGTTTGATAGGACAAAACTGACGGCCAACGACCAGATCAGTTATGATATATTCAAGCGTGAAATGGAGATGCAGCAGGAGCGCTTGCAATTTAATGAGTACCAGATTCCTTTTCAGCAATTCTGGGGTATGCCATTAACAATGGGGCAGCTGGGATCGGGTGCAAGTAATCAGCCCTTTGTCAATGCCCAGGACTACCGAAACTGGCTGGAGCGTGTAAAAGGTTTTGCTGCGTGGGCTGATACAGCCATTGCCAATTTTAGAAAAGGTATGGCCAGTGGCAATGTATTGCCCAGGGCTTTAGTGGTAAAGATGATCCCGCAAATGCAGGACATGGCCAATCCTGATACTGCAAAGAATGTGTTCTTTGGCCCGCTGCGTAAAATGCCTGCAGATGTGGTAGGTGATACCGCCTTGCAAAGAGCGTTTATGACCACCATGAATACTTATGTGTTACCAGCCTATAAACGCCTGGGTGTGTTTCTACAAAACGAGTACCTACCCAAAGCCAGAACGACCACTGGTGTCAGCAGCCTACCCAATGGCACTGCCTACTACAACTACCTGGTGCGTTACTGGACCACAACTGATAAATCGGCCGATGAAATTTATAATACAGGATTGTCTGAAGTGAAACGCATTAGAGGAGAAATGGAAAAGGTAAAAGCGCAAGTGGGCTTTCAAGGTGATCTTAATGCCTTCTTCATTCACCTGAAAAACGATCCCAAGCTGATGCCTTATAAAACGCCGGAAGATGTATTAAATGCGTTTCGGGCTATTCAGCAAAAAATGGAGCCGAATCTGAAGAATATGTTTGGCCGTACTCCTAAAACGCCATTTGAGATCCGGCAGACAGAAGCCTTCAGAGCGGCATCAGCTGCTGCCGAATACCAGCCAGGCACACCCGATGGTAAACGCCCGGGTATCTTCTATGTGCCCATTCTGGATGCAACTACTTTTAACGTAACCTCCGGTATGGAGTCGCTGTTCTTGCACGAAGCTATTCCTGGTCATCATTACCAGATTTCGCTGCAGCAGGAAAATGAAAGCCTGCCCAAGTTCCGCCGCTTTAGTTGGTATGGTGCCTATGGTGAGGGCTGGGCGCTTTATACAGAAAGCCTGGGTAAGGAGTTAGGCCTTTATACTGATCCTTATCAGTATATGGGAGCATTAGGTGATGAGATCCACCGCGCTATTCGCCTGGTAGTGGATGTGGGTATGCATATGAAAGGCATGTCTCGCGAAGAAGCCATTAAATACATGATGGACAACGAGGCCATTAGTGAGCAAGGTGCTACTGCTGAAATTGAGCGCTATATGGCAATTCCAGCGCAGGCTTTATCCTATAAGATCGGTGCTTTGAAAATCCGTGAGCTAAGAGATAAATACACGAAGCAGTTGGGTAATAAATTCAAGCTGTCCGACTTTCATGATGAGTTCCTGAAAGATGGTGTAATGCCGTTAGATATAATAGAGCGCAAAATGGATGCTTGGGCAGCCGGAGTAGCGGCTAAAAAAGCATAG